One part of the Sorangiineae bacterium MSr11954 genome encodes these proteins:
- a CDS encoding transposase codes for MSEPDLRPKMLDDVADVETKLFAMLDEGRGREAIRVLLSLLVDLRERNLSTEARLHGLLRKVYGRSSERIAQTQLDLFLAMLDAGKKADASTDAPNLPEPGTKPVSTKRGGGRKPLPDNLPIEVIEIRVPEADRPCPYCSKERTSCGHEVSRMLEYIPPSFKILEERREKLVCRPCGEITTAPLGDRVLEGARPGPQLVATLIVDKWQDATPHNRNVDFFSRLGVHIARQRLTDWAAAGLDALAPIAWRITQRALGASYLNIDDTGLRVLDRDHPSGVKRGHMWSIVASEEKLVSYLLPRRLGDGIVTGLNDRDQHALNGTSPARSRSGRCR; via the coding sequence ATGAGCGAGCCCGACCTTCGACCCAAGATGCTCGACGACGTTGCCGACGTCGAAACGAAGCTTTTTGCAATGCTCGACGAGGGGCGTGGACGCGAAGCCATTCGCGTGCTGCTCTCGCTGCTCGTCGATCTCCGCGAGCGCAATCTGTCGACGGAGGCACGCTTGCATGGGCTGCTCCGCAAAGTCTACGGTCGCAGCAGCGAGCGCATTGCCCAAACGCAGCTCGACTTGTTTCTCGCGATGCTCGATGCCGGCAAGAAAGCCGACGCATCTACGGACGCTCCGAATCTCCCGGAGCCCGGCACGAAGCCTGTGTCGACAAAACGAGGTGGCGGACGTAAACCCTTGCCTGACAATCTCCCCATCGAAGTGATCGAGATCCGTGTTCCCGAGGCCGATCGACCATGCCCTTATTGCAGCAAAGAGCGCACGAGTTGCGGGCATGAAGTCTCTCGGATGCTCGAATACATTCCGCCGAGCTTCAAGATTCTCGAGGAGCGGCGCGAGAAGTTGGTGTGCCGCCCTTGCGGTGAAATCACCACGGCTCCGTTGGGCGATCGAGTGCTCGAAGGCGCACGGCCGGGACCGCAGCTCGTCGCCACGCTCATCGTCGACAAGTGGCAAGATGCCACTCCGCATAACCGCAATGTCGATTTCTTCTCGCGCCTCGGCGTGCATATCGCACGACAGCGGCTGACCGACTGGGCCGCCGCAGGCCTCGATGCGCTGGCCCCCATCGCGTGGCGTATCACGCAGCGTGCTCTCGGGGCGAGCTACTTGAATATCGACGACACGGGCCTGCGCGTACTCGATCGCGACCATCCTTCGGGCGTCAAGCGGGGGCACATGTGGTCGATCGTGGCGAGCGAAGAAAAGCTCGTTAGCTACTTGTTGCCGCGCAGGCTGGGTGATGGGATCGTCACCGGGCTGAATGATCGGGATCAGCATGCCTTAAATGGAACATCGCCCGCACGGAGTAGGAGCGGGCGATGTAGGTAA
- a CDS encoding AAA family ATPase has product MSLDYLSHFGLSAQPFCKDVDDTELWMPPSKQSLVEELTDAMHARASALLTGEPGVGKTCVLRALRHALTPANFRLVYCQNTTVGRRDFYRFLCLALGLQKAQTAGDLFLAVSTHVEDLAKERVYPVFLVDEAHLLHQDPLDHLHILLNYQWDSKPLLSIVLIGLPELEDRLRLRRNRSLYSRLHHRFAIGNLVPDDTSDYIRSRLARVGATKDLFSADALSILHEAAGSSLRDTDRIATAALRTAARRKKKIVERDVLTRILQSESQSEDRA; this is encoded by the coding sequence ATGAGTCTCGACTACCTCTCCCACTTCGGCCTTTCGGCGCAGCCGTTCTGCAAGGATGTCGACGACACTGAGCTCTGGATGCCTCCATCCAAACAATCACTCGTCGAGGAGCTCACCGACGCCATGCACGCTCGCGCCAGCGCCCTGCTCACCGGCGAGCCAGGCGTCGGCAAGACATGTGTCCTGCGCGCGCTCCGTCATGCCCTCACTCCAGCCAACTTCCGGCTCGTCTACTGCCAAAATACCACCGTCGGCCGGCGAGACTTTTATCGATTCCTCTGCCTTGCACTCGGCCTCCAGAAGGCGCAGACCGCCGGCGACTTGTTCCTCGCCGTCAGCACCCACGTCGAAGATCTCGCCAAGGAGCGCGTCTATCCCGTCTTCCTCGTCGACGAAGCCCATCTCCTCCATCAGGACCCCCTCGACCATTTGCATATCCTGCTCAATTACCAATGGGATTCGAAACCGTTACTCTCCATTGTCCTGATTGGTCTGCCAGAACTCGAAGACCGCCTCCGGCTACGGCGGAACCGCTCCCTCTACTCCAGACTTCACCATCGCTTCGCCATCGGAAACCTCGTTCCCGACGACACCAGCGACTACATTCGCTCGAGGCTTGCCCGTGTCGGCGCGACCAAGGACCTGTTTTCCGCCGATGCCCTCTCCATTCTTCACGAGGCAGCGGGTAGCTCCCTCCGCGACACCGATCGCATTGCCACTGCAGCCCTGCGCACCGCCGCTCGACGCAAAAAGAAGATCGTCGAGCGCGACGTGCTCACCCGCATCCTTCAATCCGAATCACAATCGGAGGACAGAGCATGA
- a CDS encoding DDE-type integrase/transposase/recombinase: protein MDVLKPKDHGEAVALFRSEVVGALTRLELPRGELAARLESLSQQRFRPPGAGATRTFAVPTLERWYRLYKKGGLAALRPEPRADKGAARALTPEQQELVCEVRGENPSASAELILDTLVLEGRIERGAISPSAMRRLFAARGLDRRTLRCGSDGKQRLRWEAERPGALWHGDVCHGSYIVIDGDKKPVRIHALLDDASRYVVAIEAMHQEREIDMLGLLVRAIRRQGPPDAIYLDNGATYRGQTLALACARMGTTLVHAKPYDAPARGKMERFWRTLRERCLDFTGVLSSLHDLNVRLYAFLDEHYHRTPHGGLMGKTPEVVFAAAPRHPDGFDEKKLRNALTIHVRRRVRGDCTVPMDGDDWETDLGFLARKLVTVSRCMVDSSEPPWIEHEGTLHVLRPVDPRKNATRPRSPVCFDIPHESRTPFDPPSVLLDKTLGRRKGTT from the coding sequence ATGGATGTCCTCAAACCGAAGGACCATGGCGAAGCCGTGGCCCTGTTTCGCAGTGAGGTCGTGGGTGCACTCACCCGCCTCGAGCTGCCCCGAGGCGAGCTCGCAGCTCGCCTCGAGTCGCTCAGCCAACAGCGCTTTCGGCCGCCGGGCGCGGGCGCGACGCGCACCTTCGCCGTGCCGACACTCGAGCGCTGGTATCGGCTCTACAAGAAAGGTGGGCTCGCGGCACTGCGCCCCGAGCCGCGCGCGGATAAGGGAGCGGCTCGTGCGCTTACCCCCGAGCAGCAAGAGCTTGTCTGCGAGGTGCGGGGTGAAAATCCGAGTGCATCGGCCGAGTTGATCCTCGACACCCTCGTGCTCGAGGGGCGCATCGAGCGTGGGGCGATCTCACCATCGGCGATGCGCCGGCTGTTCGCGGCTCGCGGCCTCGATCGTCGCACACTCCGATGTGGTAGCGATGGCAAACAGCGTCTGCGCTGGGAGGCCGAGCGGCCCGGCGCTCTCTGGCACGGCGATGTCTGCCACGGCTCGTACATTGTCATCGATGGCGACAAGAAGCCGGTACGCATCCATGCTTTGCTCGACGACGCCTCCCGCTACGTTGTCGCGATCGAGGCTATGCATCAGGAGCGGGAGATCGACATGCTCGGTCTGCTCGTGCGTGCGATTCGCAGACAAGGTCCGCCCGATGCGATCTACCTCGACAACGGGGCGACCTATCGCGGCCAAACGCTCGCCCTCGCGTGCGCCCGAATGGGAACGACCCTCGTGCATGCAAAACCCTATGACGCGCCTGCGCGTGGAAAAATGGAGCGCTTTTGGCGCACCCTCCGCGAGCGATGCCTCGACTTTACCGGGGTGCTTTCGTCGCTCCACGATCTCAATGTCCGTCTCTACGCGTTCCTCGACGAGCACTATCACCGCACGCCTCACGGTGGGCTCATGGGCAAAACGCCCGAAGTCGTCTTCGCAGCGGCCCCTCGCCATCCCGATGGCTTCGACGAGAAGAAGCTTCGTAACGCGCTTACAATCCATGTCCGGCGTCGCGTTCGCGGCGACTGCACCGTCCCGATGGACGGCGATGATTGGGAGACCGACCTTGGATTTCTCGCACGCAAGCTCGTCACCGTCTCGCGATGCATGGTCGATTCGAGCGAGCCACCCTGGATTGAGCACGAAGGTACGCTCCACGTCCTTCGTCCCGTCGACCCTCGCAAGAACGCGACGCGTCCGCGCTCGCCTGTCTGCTTCGACATACCTCACGAGTCACGCACGCCGTTCGATCCACCAAGCGTCCTACTCGACAAGACTCTTGGCCGAAGAAAGGGCACCACATGA
- the tnpB gene encoding IS66 family insertion sequence element accessory protein TnpB (TnpB, as the term is used for proteins encoded by IS66 family insertion elements, is considered an accessory protein, since TnpC, encoded by a neighboring gene, is a DDE family transposase.), with product MIPLPPSVRIYVATSPADMRKSFDGLSNLARNVVGHDPMSGHLFVWFNRRADQVRVLFWDRTGFAILAKKLERGTFRLAQTPPEGATHVTVDAAELSLLLEGIDLRNAKRRRRWKQIPQAESEAA from the coding sequence ATGATCCCGCTTCCGCCGTCGGTTCGCATCTACGTCGCGACCTCTCCTGCCGACATGCGCAAGTCGTTCGATGGCCTCTCGAATCTCGCTCGCAATGTCGTGGGGCACGACCCGATGAGCGGCCACCTGTTCGTTTGGTTCAACCGCCGAGCCGATCAAGTTCGCGTCTTGTTCTGGGATCGCACCGGTTTTGCGATCCTTGCGAAAAAGCTCGAGCGCGGCACATTCCGTTTGGCTCAAACGCCGCCCGAAGGCGCTACGCATGTCACGGTCGACGCGGCCGAGCTTTCGCTCCTTCTCGAAGGGATCGACTTGCGGAATGCGAAGCGACGGCGACGATGGAAGCAAATTCCGCAGGCCGAATCCGAAGCGGCCTGA